In Methanococcus voltae PS, the genomic stretch AAAATTTAAATTCTATTTTATTTATTTTACTTTATTTCCTTATTTTTATTTTTTATTTCATTAGTTCATTAATTATTTAATTTTCATTATTCTAAGATTATTAGCCCTAATTTTCATAGAATATTAGCGAACCATAAAAGTCATGCGGTAGTGTGTAAATATAAACACCATATTGCGGGTATATTTTAACATCTATCGTGCCATCTTCGTTTATTGCAGTGGCTAAATACCTATTTGTACCATATTCGTCGACTAAATCCGTGTTATTTAATTTTAACACATAATTTGCTTGAGGTAATGGTTGATTAACGTTATCTATTGGTTTTACCATGAAATATTTAATATTATGCAATCTGTAGACTACACCAGTATTACCTGGGATACTTGTATCGTTCCCTATTAGTTCCGGCTGAATGGTTCCATTACTTTGGACTAGACCATCACTATTTAACGTATATGCGATACCATTCGTATCTACGGCTATAAAACCCGATTCATAAGCAGTTTGTGGGTTCGAAGGGTCGTAAATCCAACAAGCACCTATACGCACATTACCAACTAAGGGACCCAGAACGGTTTTATTTGTAGCATTTTGAACGTCTCCGGTTGAATAACCACCTAATATATCAATATTACTTAAAATTCCGGAGCTTTCGGCAACGTCGTTTAAAAATATATATGCCAAAATTGATGCAGAGAGTATTACGACCAATAATAGCAGTATTAACTCTAAAGATATTTGCCCCTTTTTGGATTTTTTTAGTTTATTTAGTTTCAAAATGTCACCCCTAAAGATTATAACATTTTTAAGGTTTTTAAAGTCTTATAACTTAATTTTTTCAACTTAATGAGGCATTATATAGATTGAAATTTAAAAATAGGTACTATTAATTTATAAATTTGATTTTTTTATTCTATAATATTATTTATAAAATTATTACTATATTAAGTAAGTAGATTAATTTTTACAAAAAAACAAAGCAAAATATCGATAATTTGTAACTTAAAAAATAATTTAAAAATAATTTAAAAATAGTTTAAAATAACTAAAAATATAGTTATATAGTAATAAAACATAATGGTAACCTTAAATAATAATTTAGAAATAATATAATAATACTAATATAAAAATTAAAAAATAAAAAATAAAAAATAAAACACGTGACCAATATGGACAAAACTACTATCGATAATAAAAATACCAGTATCAGTAATACAAACGGGAAAAAATTAGGAATATTTACACTTACGGGGCTTATAATAGGCCCTTTATTAGGCTCAGGAATCGTAATAATGCCCCCTTTAGTTCACGAAACACTCGGAGACTATTCAGTTTTTGGCTGGATATTTATGATGATATTAAGTGGAATTTTTGCATATATTGCAAGTAAATTATGTATATTATTCCCTGGAGACTCTGGTTTAGCAGATGTTGTAGAGTATTCCTTTGGAAAATCATTTAGGAATTTAACGGCCACATATTTAATAGTTTCAGCATTTTTAGGGCCTGTTATAATACTTATGGTTTCAGGCGAATACTTATCAGCGTTAATTTCAAACTGGGGCTTATCCATACCTCCGGAGTTTTATGCACTTTTATTGCTTTCTTTGGCTTTTATAACTCTTTTAAAAGATATTGCACAAGTTGGTAAGATTTCTACGATATTATCAGGCATTATAACGATAGTTTTGTTAGCAGGAGGGTTATTCACAATTGCATTTTACCGAAAAGACCCGATATTTGTACCTACGGCAATATCTGGCTACGATATCGGTCATTCATTCTTACTAATGTTTTGGTCAATTTTAGGATGGGAAATCCTGGGGAATTATAGCTTAGAAGTAAAAAATCCTAAAAAAATAATACCAAAATCGGCTTTACTGACCGTTTTAATTGTTTCACTGGTTTATATCGTTGTTTCATTTGCAATACAAACGATAGATATGAATTTGGTAAATCCTCCAAACATGGTTTCTATGCTATCGGTGATTCTATACCCATTATTTGGCGACAATTCAAATGCTTTATTGACAATAACAGTTACAGGACTTTGTTTCTGTTCATACATGATGATAATAGGTGGCGTTAGTAGATTAATAACTTCTCAAGCGTTAAATGGGGCTTTCCCTAGCTTTTTGTCAAAGCCATTGTCATTGCGGAATGAAACAAATGTTCCAATAGGGGGTATTGCATTTTTGTTTATTGCTAATATAATAACCATAGGAGTACTCGCTTTCAAGTTATTAAGTTTAACAGATATAATTACGATGACAAACGCCTTTTTAATTGGTAATGCGTTATTATCATTGTTAGCGTCGATAAAAATATTTAAAAACAGTCTTCCACGATTTGGAGCGATATTGATTTCCATTTGTTTCGCTATAATGTTGATGTACTCTTCCCCCTGGGTTTTGGGTATTTTAAGCCTATTTTTAATAATTGCGCTAATTAATTGGTACTTAGATAGGAAAAATAACTAAAAACTAATAAATAAGAATAAAATAATAAAAGTAAAAAATATAAAGAAATATAAAAAACTAATAAAATAATATAATAAAATAATATACTAAAATAAAATAATATAATAAAATAATATAAATTAAAGTTAGATTAATTTAATTTATTTAATTTAAATTCTCTTTTGCCCATTTTTCGCCTGCTTCCAATACCTTAACGTTCATAGGTATTAATTTAGGCTTTTTAGCAAATGTTTTTTCAATTGCACTAACAAAAGTCTCTTTTGCTAACCCTGTTGTATTTAATGCCATAATTACGCCCAACATAACAGTGTTCATAGCTCTTTCGTTACCCATTTCTCTTGCAAGTTCTAAAGCAGGTACGCTTATAATTTTAACATCTTTTGAAACTTCCAAATTTAATTCGTCGATATTTCCAATGTTTTCGTCACATAATATAATACCGCCTTCTTTTACATCTTTTGCAAAGCTTTCTAATGACGGTCTATTGAATGCAACCAATAAATCAGGCGCATAAACTACTGGCGAACCGATATCCTTTCCAGAAATTACAACAGAACAGTTTGAAGTCCCTCCTCTCTGTTCTGGACCGTATGATGGATACCATGAAACATTATTTCTTGAACTACAAGCTGCTTCTGCGAGAGTTAAACCCATACTTAAAACACCTTGACCGCCAAATCCTGCAATTTTAACGTGTTTTTCACTAAACTCTGGGTCATATATAGCGTTTTCTGCACCGTTCTCAACTTCAAATATGTTATTCAAAGATTCGGTTGAAAAATCACTTTCTGGTCTATTGTAAGCTACTGCTTCATCGTAGTTATCCCTATATACACCTAATGGGAATTCTTTTTCCATTTGCTCGTTTATAAATTCTTCTGCCATTTTACTATTTTGTTTTAAGTTAGTTGGGCAAGGGCTCAATATTTCAATGAATGAATAACCTTTTCCTTCTTTTTGAATAGTTAAAGCTTTTTTAATGGATTGTTTTGCTTTCCTAATATGTTTAATGTCCGATACGGACACTCTAGCAATATAAACCGGTGCTTTTAAATTACTCAATAATTCACACATGTGAATTGGATATCCTGTGTAATCTGGGTCTCTACCATTTAAACAAGTGGTTGTTTTTTCTCCGATTAACGTTGTTGGTGCCATTTGACCGCCAGTCATTCCATAAACAGTGTTGTTTACAAAGAATACGGCCATTTTTTCGCCCCTATTTGCAGCTTGCATTGTTTCGTTTAAACCGATTGAAGCGAGGTCACCGTCTCCTTGGTAGGACAATACAATAGAATTGTCTTGAGCTCTTGATACACCTGTACCTACTGCTGGAGCCCTACCGTGTGCTACCTGAATGTTTCCACAGTTAAAATAATAATAGGCAAATACAGCACAGCCTACAGGACTAATCATTACACATCTATCCATAATATCTAGTTCTTCCATTGCTTCGCCGATTAATTTATGTATAATTCCGTGACCACATCCTGCACAGTAGTGGGTTGCTGTTGGTGCTGAACCGCCTTTTCTTGGGAATTCTTCTAAAAGCCCTTTTGGGTTTCTTATTACTTTTTCGTTAGCTGTTTCGCACATATTTTCTGTGTTTGTCTTCATAATTTCCCCTAATTATTCATTCGTTATATTATTTAATTAAAATTCTTGATTCTATTATTTTTTAATAATTATTTTTAATAATTATTTCCTAATTTCTACCATTATTTTTTCAATATCCATTAATTTACCGCCCATGCTGTTAACTAAAGATACTGGTTTATTGCATTCAATGGCAAGTTTTATATCTTCCATCATTTGTCCGTTACTCATTTCAACTGAAATAAATCTTGTTTCAAATTCTTTTCTATCTGCCAATTCTTTTAACCTATCTTTTGGGAATGGGTATAATGAAATAGGTCTAAATAATCCTACTTTTAAACCTTCTTGTCTTGCAGTATCTACAGCACTTTTCGCGATTCTACTACTGATTCCGTAAGATACTAAAATAATTTCAGCATCTTCAACCATATACTCCTCGTAAAGTACTTCGTTAGCCTCTACTTCAACGTATTTTTCTTGTAATTTGTAGTTAAATTCTTCCAACTGGTCAAAATCTAAGAAAATTGAAGTTACCAAATTATCCATTGTGTCTTCTGTTCCACATACTGCCCATGATTTATCTATTTTTGGCTCAACTGACGTTTCAGGGAATTG encodes the following:
- a CDS encoding class III signal peptide-containing protein, with protein sequence MKLNKLKKSKKGQISLELILLLLVVILSASILAYIFLNDVAESSGILSNIDILGGYSTGDVQNATNKTVLGPLVGNVRIGACWIYDPSNPQTAYESGFIAVDTNGIAYTLNSDGLVQSNGTIQPELIGNDTSIPGNTGVVYRLHNIKYFMVKPIDNVNQPLPQANYVLKLNNTDLVDEYGTNRYLATAINEDGTIDVKIYPQYGVYIYTLPHDFYGSLIFYEN
- a CDS encoding APC family permease, with the translated sequence MDKTTIDNKNTSISNTNGKKLGIFTLTGLIIGPLLGSGIVIMPPLVHETLGDYSVFGWIFMMILSGIFAYIASKLCILFPGDSGLADVVEYSFGKSFRNLTATYLIVSAFLGPVIILMVSGEYLSALISNWGLSIPPEFYALLLLSLAFITLLKDIAQVGKISTILSGIITIVLLAGGLFTIAFYRKDPIFVPTAISGYDIGHSFLLMFWSILGWEILGNYSLEVKNPKKIIPKSALLTVLIVSLVYIVVSFAIQTIDMNLVNPPNMVSMLSVILYPLFGDNSNALLTITVTGLCFCSYMMIIGGVSRLITSQALNGAFPSFLSKPLSLRNETNVPIGGIAFLFIANIITIGVLAFKLLSLTDIITMTNAFLIGNALLSLLASIKIFKNSLPRFGAILISICFAIMLMYSSPWVLGILSLFLIIALINWYLDRKNN
- a CDS encoding 2-oxoacid:acceptor oxidoreductase family protein, which translates into the protein MKTNTENMCETANEKVIRNPKGLLEEFPRKGGSAPTATHYCAGCGHGIIHKLIGEAMEELDIMDRCVMISPVGCAVFAYYYFNCGNIQVAHGRAPAVGTGVSRAQDNSIVLSYQGDGDLASIGLNETMQAANRGEKMAVFFVNNTVYGMTGGQMAPTTLIGEKTTTCLNGRDPDYTGYPIHMCELLSNLKAPVYIARVSVSDIKHIRKAKQSIKKALTIQKEGKGYSFIEILSPCPTNLKQNSKMAEEFINEQMEKEFPLGVYRDNYDEAVAYNRPESDFSTESLNNIFEVENGAENAIYDPEFSEKHVKIAGFGGQGVLSMGLTLAEAACSSRNNVSWYPSYGPEQRGGTSNCSVVISGKDIGSPVVYAPDLLVAFNRPSLESFAKDVKEGGIILCDENIGNIDELNLEVSKDVKIISVPALELAREMGNERAMNTVMLGVIMALNTTGLAKETFVSAIEKTFAKKPKLIPMNVKVLEAGEKWAKENLN